From Canis lupus baileyi chromosome 16, mCanLup2.hap1, whole genome shotgun sequence, a single genomic window includes:
- the LOC140607478 gene encoding large ribosomal subunit protein eL43-like: MAKCTKKVRIVGKYGTHYGASLRKMVKKIEISQHVKYTCSFCGKTKMKRQAVGICHCGSCMKTITGGTWTYNTTSAVTVKSAIRRLKELKDQ, encoded by the coding sequence ATGGCCAAATGCACCAAGAAGGTCAGAATCGTGGGTAAATATGGGACCCATTATGGGGCCTCCCTCAGGAAGATGGTGAAGAAGATTGAGATTAGCCAGCATGTCAAGTACACCTGCTCCTTCTGTGGCAAAACCAAGATGAAAAGGCAAGCAGTGGGCATCTGTCACTGTGGCTCCTGCATGAAGACCATAACCGGTGGCACCTGGACCTACAACACCACTTCTGCTGTCACAGTAAAGTCGGCCATCAGAAGATTGAAGGAGTTGAAAGACCAGTAG